Sequence from the Nitrincola iocasae genome:
TCCGTATTGTACACAGACTGGATTATGCCACCTCAGGACTGTTGGTGCTGGCCTTAAACCGAGGTTCACACAGGGCACTGAGCATTCAGTTTCAGGAACGCATTCCCAAGAAACGCTATCAGGCACTGGTGGCTGGACAAATTAGCGGAGAAGGCGGTGAAATAAACCTTCCCTTGGGCCCTGACTGGGAACGTCGCCCACGTATGCTGGTTGATCACCAACAAGGAAAACCCTCGCTAACACACTGGGAATGTATTGATAAGCAGGATAATGCCAGTCGAATGCTACTCTACCCGCATACCGGTCGATCACATCAATTGCGGGTGCATATGCTGGCTATCGGCCATCCGATTCTGGGAGATGTGTTTTATACCGAAGAAGCCGAGCACAGCCGCCATGAACGCATGATGCTGCATGCGGATCAGTTGGGACTAGAGCATCCCGTTAGCGGCCAATGGATGGAGTTTGCCTCACCCTGCCCCTTCTGAGCACCAAAGGCCAGAATCAGTTGACGCGACGCTGGTTGCTTCCCTGCAGCCAGGCCTGAATATTGCCACAGGTCTGGCGAATAATGGTTTCACGCGCCTGGCGACTACCCCAGGCACAGTGCGGGGTAACCAGCAGATTAGGTATCTCCGCATCCAATAACAGGTTACCGTTTTGCGGTGGCTCTGCGGTTAATACATCCGTTGCCGCACCTGCCAAGTGACCAGAGCGAAGCGCATCAGCCAGGGCCGTTTCATTGACGATACCACCACGCGCCGCATTTACCAGATAGCTCCCCGATGGCATGAGTGCCAGCGCATCAGCATCAATCAAATCGCGGGTCGCTTCAGTCAAAGGACAATGCAAACTTAATACATCGATCTGTGGCAACAATTCAGCTAAGGGCAAGCGTCCCGGCGTTGCCTGAGTACCGGGTCGGGCAGCAATCAATACCTTCATGCCGAAGGCTTCAGCCAGGCGCTTAACCTCAGCACCCAGCTCACCGTAACCAATAATACCCAGGGTTCGACCGCGCAACTCCAGAATAGGATAATCCAGCAAACAGAATTGTGACGACTGATTCCAGCGCCCCTGCTCTACTGCCGCTTTATAATCTACAAAGCGGGTATGCATAACCAGCATTAACATCAATACATGCTGCGCGACCGATCCAGTACCATATCCCTGACAGTTATATACCGGAATGCCCGCCGCGTTTGCTGCTTCGATATCGACGTTATTCACACCCGTTGCAACAACACAAATCAACTTCAGTGCAGCAGACGCTTGAATTACCTCAGCCGGCAACAACGCCTTATTGGTAATAACAATATCAAAGCCCTGGATTCGCTCGGCTACTTGCTCTGGTAATGAACCAGGATAAACAACCAGTTCTGACAACTCTGCTTCAAGGGGGGTCAGATCAAGGTCATCCAAGCTTAAACTATCCAGGAATACAGCACGCATCAATCAAGTCCACCTTTCAACCAAAATCTATTCCAAGACGATGGCCGACTTCTTCGTAAGCCTCAATCACACCACCCAGCCCTTGGCGAAAGCGGTCTTTATCCATTTTGGTGCGAGTTTCTTTATCCCACAGGCGACAGCCATCAGGTGAGAATTCATCGCCTAGCACAACCTGCCCATTAACGAGTCCAAACTCTAACTTGTAGTCAACAAGCAGCAGCCCGGCATCATCAAACAGTTTTTTCAGCACACTGTTGGTTTTGAATGTCAGCGCCTTGGCAGTTTCAATATGCTCAGGTTCTGCCCAACCGAAGGTCGCAATGTGCGATTCATTCACCATAGGGTCGCCTAGAGCATCGTTTTTCAGAAACATTTCAAAGGTGGGTGGATTCAGATCCAGACCTTCCTCTACACCCAAGCGACGACACAGAGAACCCGCCGCGATATTACGGATCACACACTCGATCGGCATCATATCCAGACGCTTAACCAGGCTCTCGTTATCTGACAACAAGGCTTCGAAATGCGTTGGAATACCCGCGGCTTCCAGCTTCTGCATAATAAAGGCGTTGAATTTATTATTAACCTTACCTTTGCGATCAAGCTGCTCTACTTTTTTTCCGTCAAAGGCTGAGGTGTCATCACGGAACACCATGACCATGCGATCAGGATCATCCGTTGTGTAAACAGATTTGGCCTTTCCCGCATAAAGTGCTTCACGCTTTTCCATTCTTTTCTCCAATACACACCCCTATGAATAAGGGCTGAAAGTAATTAAATGCCTGTTATCTACAGCGTTTGCGGCAGCTGGTCTTTGATTTGCCAGAGTATTTCTTCAGCAACGACGGCCGGAGCCGCAATACCTTCCTCAGTCAGAACCGTAACCATAACACCAGAGCGGGTACGGTTCAGGTTGACCTGATAACGACCTACGTGTTCATACTCACCGGTATTATTATTGAATACACCGCGGCCACTGCCACCAAACACATAAATCACACGGCCACCAAACCAGATCTTATAGCCTTCACGGTTAGCCGGATTGTTTGGATCATTCAAATCAGTTAGTACTTCACCCTGTTCAGCCAGTTCAGCCGAAGTTAGCGTGCCCCGTGAGGAGTAGTTTATCTCTTCTTCATCATCATCTGATTGCCCCCCAATAGCTGAACTGAGGAAGCTGGTATCGATTGTGATATCTTCACGGTCTGAGAAGAGCCAATCAAAGAACCCCTTACGACTGGTATCTTCTACCTGCGTAGTGGTGGTATAAGTCATGTAAAAAATACCTGCCTGTTGATCTCGGGTACCCACATCGAGTTCGGCTTTATCAAACGCCGCATCAATAAGCCCCCAGGCACGATCAGCTGGTGCATTAACTCGAAGTGCCGGATTACCACGCGAATCACGACCTAACTCAGCACGACCGGCACGCTGCTGCTCCATCGCCAGCAAAGTACGAGCAGTGGTTGGCTCAGAGGCACGACTGAAGTAACGTAACATTTCAAACATCATATCACTCTGATAGCTGATATCCGGCACACCTCTATCCCAGTTAACCATTTCGGGTTCCTGGCCTGACGGGTATTGGACATGCTTCATGCGAATGGAGGTACGTTCATAATTATCCGGATCGGGTCGCACTGTGACCCGGAGCTTGTTTTCAGCAGGGCCGTCTATTGTCTGCAAGGTCAAACGTCGCATCCAGCGATCTACGATGTTGTAGTCCTCACCTTCCGTTCGTATCCAGTCAGTTTCAATTACCCCTTGGCGAGGATCGGTTCGTGCAACCCGTACGCCGTTGTAATCCCAGAAATCGATCACTTTGGTCCATACATCAGCGATAGGCTCATCGACCATGATAATGCGCTCACCGTCCAAGCGCTGCAGGTTAACCAAATCTGAGCCGGGGTCCGCATAGAAAAACTCTGGCCGCGGTGCCCGGAAGCGCCCCTGAATCCGTGTTGCTGTAGTGCCTACATCAGGGACTACCAACTGCTCACGGGTTTCGCGCGCCTGAATATTTGCCGGAATTTCCAGCCGCTGTCCAGCTTCTGCAAGCTCATAATCCTGACTACGATCACGGATGATACCGTGTTCTCCATAGACGGGATTTTTTACCGAACCACAGCCTGTCAGCACCAGTACGACAGCCATCAAGGGTAACGCAAATATTTGCGTTACATTCATCTTGCTATTTGTATTCATGCAATACCACTGTCTTTAAGTGCCTGGCGTACCACTTCATGGTACTGAGATGAAAGCTGGGTTAGAGGTAAACGTATACCGGGCTGCATCAACCCCATTTCAGCCAGCGCCCACTTCACCGGAATCGGATTAGCTTCAACAAACAAACGGGTATGCAATGGCATAAGCTTGTGTTGCAGCTCACGGGCGGCATCAGCCTGCCCCTCAAGCCCCAGACGACACAGTTCGGCCATTTCGGCAGGTGCCACATTTGCCGTCACGGAGATATTGCCCTGACCACCCAACAGGATCAACTC
This genomic interval carries:
- a CDS encoding 2-hydroxyacid dehydrogenase: MRAVFLDSLSLDDLDLTPLEAELSELVVYPGSLPEQVAERIQGFDIVITNKALLPAEVIQASAALKLICVVATGVNNVDIEAANAAGIPVYNCQGYGTGSVAQHVLMLMLVMHTRFVDYKAAVEQGRWNQSSQFCLLDYPILELRGRTLGIIGYGELGAEVKRLAEAFGMKVLIAARPGTQATPGRLPLAELLPQIDVLSLHCPLTEATRDLIDADALALMPSGSYLVNAARGGIVNETALADALRSGHLAGAATDVLTAEPPQNGNLLLDAEIPNLLVTPHCAWGSRQARETIIRQTCGNIQAWLQGSNQRRVN
- a CDS encoding RluA family pseudouridine synthase translates to MIELLYADDVMVVVSKPADLLSVPGIGEEKKDCLVSRLQVEFPTIRIVHRLDYATSGLLVLALNRGSHRALSIQFQERIPKKRYQALVAGQISGEGGEINLPLGPDWERRPRMLVDHQQGKPSLTHWECIDKQDNASRMLLYPHTGRSHQLRVHMLAIGHPILGDVFYTEEAEHSRHERMMLHADQLGLEHPVSGQWMEFASPCPF
- the purC gene encoding phosphoribosylaminoimidazolesuccinocarboxamide synthase; this encodes MEKREALYAGKAKSVYTTDDPDRMVMVFRDDTSAFDGKKVEQLDRKGKVNNKFNAFIMQKLEAAGIPTHFEALLSDNESLVKRLDMMPIECVIRNIAAGSLCRRLGVEEGLDLNPPTFEMFLKNDALGDPMVNESHIATFGWAEPEHIETAKALTFKTNSVLKKLFDDAGLLLVDYKLEFGLVNGQVVLGDEFSPDGCRLWDKETRTKMDKDRFRQGLGGVIEAYEEVGHRLGIDFG
- the bamC gene encoding outer membrane protein assembly factor BamC; translated protein: MNTNSKMNVTQIFALPLMAVVLVLTGCGSVKNPVYGEHGIIRDRSQDYELAEAGQRLEIPANIQARETREQLVVPDVGTTATRIQGRFRAPRPEFFYADPGSDLVNLQRLDGERIIMVDEPIADVWTKVIDFWDYNGVRVARTDPRQGVIETDWIRTEGEDYNIVDRWMRRLTLQTIDGPAENKLRVTVRPDPDNYERTSIRMKHVQYPSGQEPEMVNWDRGVPDISYQSDMMFEMLRYFSRASEPTTARTLLAMEQQRAGRAELGRDSRGNPALRVNAPADRAWGLIDAAFDKAELDVGTRDQQAGIFYMTYTTTTQVEDTSRKGFFDWLFSDREDITIDTSFLSSAIGGQSDDDEEEINYSSRGTLTSAELAEQGEVLTDLNDPNNPANREGYKIWFGGRVIYVFGGSGRGVFNNNTGEYEHVGRYQVNLNRTRSGVMVTVLTEEGIAAPAVVAEEILWQIKDQLPQTL